The following coding sequences are from one Candidatus Neomarinimicrobiota bacterium window:
- a CDS encoding hydroxymethylglutaryl-CoA lyase — translation MIDQVRIVEVGPRDGLQNISRSIRTEDKVAYINMLTDAGCPEIEVTSFVSPKWVPQLSDATKVSSDINRNDETVYTALIPNLKGLEASLKCGYSSVAIFTAASETFSQKNTNCSIEESIRRIEEMVPLCEENNLRLRGYISTCWVCPYEGDVGAQAVVKVVQDLLDLGVHEISLGDTIGKATPEDVEYLLEIILDNWPPEIFALHMHDTFNMAAENIAVGLGMGLRILDSSAGGVGGCPYAPGASGNIATETVARICKEQGFETGIDLDKLRVAGTFIQSIIQQ, via the coding sequence ATGATTGATCAAGTTCGCATTGTTGAAGTCGGTCCAAGGGACGGACTCCAAAATATTTCACGATCCATTAGGACTGAGGATAAAGTTGCTTACATAAATATGCTCACAGATGCGGGATGTCCTGAGATTGAAGTTACCAGTTTTGTATCTCCAAAATGGGTACCCCAACTGTCGGATGCAACAAAAGTGTCATCCGACATTAATCGTAATGATGAAACTGTATATACGGCCCTTATTCCCAATCTCAAAGGACTTGAAGCTTCCCTAAAGTGCGGTTATAGTTCCGTCGCAATTTTTACTGCCGCCAGTGAAACTTTTTCACAAAAAAACACCAATTGCTCCATTGAAGAAAGCATTCGCCGAATTGAAGAAATGGTGCCATTATGTGAAGAAAACAACCTCCGCTTAAGAGGTTATATTTCCACTTGTTGGGTCTGCCCATATGAGGGTGATGTAGGTGCCCAAGCGGTCGTTAAAGTTGTGCAAGATCTATTGGATCTTGGGGTCCATGAAATATCTTTGGGAGATACGATTGGGAAAGCAACCCCTGAAGATGTGGAATATCTCTTGGAGATTATCCTCGATAATTGGCCGCCAGAAATTTTTGCCCTCCACATGCACGATACATTTAACATGGCGGCTGAGAATATTGCCGTTGGCCTCGGTATGGGTTTACGCATTTTAGATTCGAGTGCCGGCGGTGTGGGCGGATGCCCTTATGCCCCCGGCGCCAGTGGCAATATTGCCACCGAAACTGTGGCCCGCATCTGCAAAGAACAGGGGTTTGAAACGGGCATTGATCTTGATAAATTGAGGGTGGCTGGCACATTCATCCAATCCATCATTCAGCAATAA